A DNA window from Impatiens glandulifera chromosome 7, dImpGla2.1, whole genome shotgun sequence contains the following coding sequences:
- the LOC124946070 gene encoding RNA polymerase I termination factor-like yields the protein MTLENDASFVDSEKKKKKKKSKKRKHDKQDIEHFSDAVNISKDDEKIKKKQKKTKIHQDGGGVCKEALDTTLNPDHREEKRNRKLKALEDKSLPSSDHVDMTLEGSDTRELTIHKARKEKKKDECNIEIEDGKNKTEKMKKDKKKKQSKEKANWGHKGEKEANDQDGDLSKETEKKKRKLEKKMMEKDLSATENVNDVTKQVENQSRKKKAIEEVKKKKKRSKKVTFSSEVEVFPLDNDDLPEKNHEKKLIQGKWFTPEEDEKIKEAVNNYIIAHSLGEKGLDMLMHCMKYPEIRNCWKEIGLALPHRPYEAVYRRAHILFERGDNGKWNEDDYNMLRKFHAEYGPKWTQYAEITGRHPIHVRDTWRRIKLANKKSGRWSQDEYQNLYDLVNTDLKLKVFAEKKSQHGMLRDNIAWTAISDTLTTRTLVNCCHKWYDQLTSPMVREGIWADTDDYRLLGMLFNLDACSVEEVDWDNIIEQRPGDVCRRRWNQMIRHIHNYKTKSFPELVEILAQRYKLDVLEAREIWDNKPYVP from the coding sequence ATGACCTTGGAAAACGATGCTTCTTTCGTTGACagtgagaagaagaagaagaagaagaagtctaAAAAGAGAAAACATGATAAGCAAGACATTGAGCATTTCAGTGATGCAGTTAACATTAGCAAGGATGAtgagaaaataaagaagaaacaaaagaaGACTAAAATTCATCAAGATGGTGGTGGTGTTTGTAAAGAAGCTTTAGACACAACACTAAACCCGGATCACAGAGAAGAGAAGAGGAACAGAAAGCTAAAAGCTCTTGAGGATAAGAGTTTGCCATCATCTGATCATGTTGACATGACCTTGGAAGGCAGTGACACCAGGGAATTGACGATTCATAAAGCTagaaaggagaagaagaaggatgaaTGCAACATTGAAATTGAGGATGGGAAAAACAAGACTGAAAAGATGAAGAAggacaagaagaagaaacaaagcAAGGAGAAGGCTAATTGGGGTCACAAAGGAGAGAAGGAAGCCAATGATCAAGATGGTGATTTGAGTAAGGAAACTGAGAAAAAGAAGAGGAagttagaaaagaaaatgatgGAGAAGGATTTGTCAGCGACCGAAAATGTCAATGATGTAACTAAGCAAGTTGAAAATCAGTCGAGGAAAAAGAAAGCAATTGAGGAAgtcaaaaagaagaaaaagagatccAAGAAAGTTACATTCTCTTCTGAAGTGGAGGTTTTTCCATTAGACAACGACGATCTTCCAGAAAAGAACCATGAAAAAAAGCTAATTCAAGGTAAGTGGTTTACTCCCGAGGAGGATGAGAAGATTAAGGAAGCGGTTAATAACTACATAATTGCTCACAGCTTGGGTGAAAAAGGTCTAGACATGCTTATGCACTGTATGAAATATCCCGAAATAAGAAATTGCTGGAAGGAAATCGGACTAGCTTTGCCCCATAGGCCTTACGAAGCTGTTTATCGTCGAGCCCACATTTTATTTGAGCGAGGCGATAATGGAAAATGGAATGAAGATGATTACAACATGTTAAGAAAGTTCCACGCAGAATATGGTCCAAAATGGACGCAATATGCGGAAATAACAGGTCGCCATCCTATACACGTTAGGGACACATGGCGTAGAATAAAACTCGCAAACAAGAAATCAGGACGTTGGTCTCAAGACGAATACCAAAATTTATACGATTTAGTCAACACCGATCTGAAGCTAAAAGTATTTGCAGAAAAGAAATCTCAACATGGAATGTTGAGAGACAACATCGCTTGGACTGCGATTAGCGATACGTTAACTACAAGAACGCTTGTAAATTGCTGCCATAAATGGTACGACCAACTGACGTCTCCTATGGTGAGAGAAGGCATTTGGGCTGATACAGATGACTATCGATTGTTGGGTATGCTTTTTAACTTGGATGCTTGCAGTGTAGAAGAAGTGGATTGGGATAATATTATCGAACAGAGGCCAGGCGATGTGTGTAGGAGGCGATGGAACCAAATGATTCGTCATATTCATAATTATAAGACTAAGTCCTTTCCTGAACTAGTTGAAATTCTAGCGCAACGATATAAATTGGATGTGCTTGAAGCCAGAGAGATTTGGGATAACAAACCTTATGTTCCTTGA